A window of the Mesotoga prima MesG1.Ag.4.2 genome harbors these coding sequences:
- a CDS encoding PH domain-containing protein, producing the protein MDLKPTRRSFMIRYFIYPYYFVLGIVFYLNFDLSGIDGNNWLFLIVSWIALTVIPGILLAFSRKKFGWFFWPAILNASGWLVRYLFPEETYNDLKPLFDNGPVLLFIVAGLLGIVFVEIYRTTFKYNLSDAGVEVTYGMFRANSHMIVARHITNVMLKRNFFELILGVGHVIPVTSSGMGSGDRGVLGGFSADTGTQNVRGGAFIGSVSTEKEFVANPKNCIYGISKPKEIMERLKEMVL; encoded by the coding sequence ATGGATCTTAAACCAACGCGTCGCTCTTTCATGATCAGATACTTCATTTACCCTTACTACTTCGTATTGGGAATCGTTTTCTATCTCAATTTTGATCTCTCTGGAATTGATGGAAACAACTGGCTGTTCTTAATAGTGAGCTGGATTGCCTTGACCGTGATTCCAGGCATTTTGCTTGCGTTTTCGCGAAAAAAATTCGGTTGGTTCTTCTGGCCGGCAATCTTGAACGCTTCTGGATGGCTCGTTAGGTACTTATTCCCGGAAGAAACTTACAATGATTTGAAGCCCCTATTTGATAACGGTCCGGTTCTGCTCTTCATCGTAGCAGGGCTTCTTGGCATAGTATTTGTGGAGATCTATAGAACTACCTTCAAGTACAATCTTAGCGATGCGGGAGTAGAGGTAACTTATGGAATGTTCAGAGCGAATTCCCATATGATCGTAGCCAGACACATCACAAACGTGATGCTTAAAAGGAATTTCTTCGAACTTATATTGGGAGTAGGTCATGTGATACCTGTAACATCGTCTGGAATGGGTTCGGGAGACAGGGGCGTATTGGGAGGCTTTAGTGCCGACACTGGTACTCAGAACGTTCGAGGTGGAGCGTTTATCGGAAGTGTGAGTACCGAAAAAGAATTCGTCGCCAACCCAAAGAACTGCATTTACGGCATTTCAAAGCCCAAGGAAATTATGGAGAGACTGAAAGAAATGGTTCTATAG